From a region of the Methanolinea sp. genome:
- a CDS encoding methionine synthase: MDLPTTVVGSYPAEKRKGISSLLDPFREAVKIAVSDQVAAGIDIISDGQVRGDMVGMFTGLIPGIRGNEVIGPVSPAPGPITVSDTRYAVSRAPRVKGIITGPSTLSFALHIATPSYRSREDLAIDLARALSREARLLEEAGVFLIQVDEPILSTGATDLATATEALRLVTGNISVPVCLHVCGTLSGVIDDLLAMPIDILDGEFAKSPENLALFRDRDTGTKMVGFGCIDSSRPEVEEVSAIRARIEEALTVFAPDQLLIDPDCGLRMLPRPSAFSKLSRMVEAVRQVRQAL; this comes from the coding sequence ATGGATCTCCCCACCACGGTGGTAGGGAGTTATCCGGCCGAAAAGCGGAAGGGGATATCCAGCCTCCTCGACCCGTTCCGGGAAGCGGTGAAGATCGCGGTTTCCGATCAGGTTGCTGCCGGGATCGATATCATCTCCGATGGGCAGGTCCGCGGCGACATGGTCGGCATGTTCACCGGGCTGATTCCCGGTATCCGCGGAAACGAGGTGATCGGTCCGGTCTCCCCCGCACCCGGCCCGATAACCGTGTCCGACACCCGGTACGCGGTCTCCCGGGCCCCCCGGGTCAAGGGCATCATCACCGGTCCGTCAACACTCTCCTTTGCCCTCCATATCGCGACGCCATCCTACCGGAGCAGGGAGGATCTGGCAATCGACCTGGCCCGGGCACTCTCCCGCGAAGCCCGGCTTCTCGAGGAGGCGGGGGTTTTCCTCATCCAGGTCGACGAACCCATCCTTTCCACCGGAGCAACCGACCTTGCCACGGCAACCGAGGCACTCCGCCTGGTCACCGGAAACATCTCGGTCCCGGTCTGCCTGCACGTATGCGGCACCCTCTCAGGAGTCATCGATGACCTCCTCGCCATGCCCATCGATATCCTCGACGGGGAGTTTGCCAAATCGCCGGAGAACCTGGCGCTGTTCAGGGACCGCGATACCGGAACAAAAATGGTCGGTTTCGGGTGTATCGACTCCTCCCGGCCCGAGGTTGAAGAGGTTTCCGCCATCCGGGCACGGATCGAGGAGGCCCTCACGGTGTTTGCACCCGACCAGCTGCTGATCGATCCCGATTGCGGGCTCCGGATGCTCCCCCGCCCCTCTGCATTCTCCAAGCTCTCCCGGATGGTGGAAGCGGTCCGCCAGGTCCGGCAGGCCCTCTGA
- a CDS encoding nucleotidyltransferase domain-containing protein, with protein sequence MKEQTAGADIREEVMVAINARFPAMRRLFGVGKIGIFGSCARGTMRPGSDVDIEVEFEPGSETWTNFIGLAHYLEELLGRRVDLVTRRVLEGYLSDDVNEEHARLNRDRVYLSRMAAECAFLRSRSKDLDFKAFSRDETLKRAAAWSVRVIGECAAHLSPERKQAAPGIPWVQLEGLQTRLSPPYFGPDWVLIWDLIDSGIPEMEPRIRDLVRQT encoded by the coding sequence GTGAAGGAACAAACGGCAGGGGCAGATATTCGCGAAGAAGTCATGGTGGCCATCAACGCCCGGTTTCCAGCAATGAGAAGGTTGTTTGGTGTCGGGAAGATCGGTATTTTCGGGTCCTGTGCCCGGGGGACAATGCGCCCGGGCAGCGATGTGGACATCGAGGTCGAATTCGAACCAGGGTCCGAGACCTGGACCAATTTCATCGGTCTTGCACATTACCTCGAAGAGCTCCTGGGACGCCGGGTGGATCTCGTGACCCGGCGGGTCCTCGAAGGGTATCTCTCGGACGATGTCAACGAGGAGCATGCCAGGCTGAACCGGGACAGGGTATACCTCTCGCGGATGGCTGCCGAGTGCGCCTTTCTCAGGTCCCGGAGTAAAGATCTCGATTTCAAGGCCTTTTCCCGGGACGAAACGCTGAAACGGGCAGCAGCATGGTCGGTCCGGGTTATCGGGGAATGTGCGGCCCATCTTTCTCCGGAACGGAAACAAGCCGCCCCGGGAATTCCCTGGGTGCAGCTGGAAGGACTGCAAACCCGGCTTAGCCCGCCATACTTCGGCCCGGACTGGGTCCTGATCTGGGACCTTATCGATTCCGGCATTCCTGAAATGGAACCGCGGATCCGGGACCTGGTAAGACAAACCTGA
- a CDS encoding CDC48 family AAA ATPase translates to MPEIFLKVDSAYPGDQGGGKARLDPETMLYLKISPGDIVSVEGKRKTVAKVWRSLVEDWNQNKVRIDNFTRTNAGVSIGDTVRISSIKDEIEAKRVVLAPPEDLPRNIPVSNNPNVLNALIDFPVIKNDSVPIMIGLPFLQPQIVSYKVIEIEPEQAVIITKNTEIEFSEKPAAGFEGLKRISYEDIGGLKDELQRVREMIELPMRHPELFQKLGIEPPKGVLLFGPPGTGKTLIAKAVASESGAHFISIAGPEVISKYYGESEQKLREIFDEAEQNAPSIIFIDELDSITPRREEVTGEVERRVVAQLLTMMDGLEERGQVVVIGATNRVDAIDPALRRPGRFDREIEIGVPSEPDRIEIMKIHTRGMPLAEDVNLEGLGQLTHGFVGADLAALAREAAIRALRRYLPEINLDVDEIEQEILDRMEVNAGDFRSALRDVSPSAMREVMLEVTHVTWNDVGGLDDAKQEVREAVELPLTERSRFDELGIDPPRGVLLYGPPGTGKTLIAKAVAHESGANFIAIRGPQLLSKWVGESERAVRDIFKKARQVAPSIIFFDELDALAPPRGSDLGSHVMETVLNQILTEIDGLEELKDVVVMAATNQPTLVDPALLRAGRFDRLVYIGEPDREGRKVILSIHLRYTPLAGSLLEELVDSTGRYDEAALDAVLEQLGTSRRFSLEEARAAADAVVPEKEGKLSKGQRRRYLVDHLAERGLSLIDEPRDRIIASIADQTEGYVGADLEGLCREAGIFAMREQVTAVTARHFEQSLEKIHPTMNERLRDFYSRVRQHFKRGLPREVQPPEYQ, encoded by the coding sequence ATGCCCGAGATTTTTCTGAAGGTTGATAGCGCTTATCCCGGGGATCAGGGTGGTGGAAAGGCCCGGCTCGACCCCGAAACCATGCTGTATCTGAAAATATCCCCCGGGGATATTGTCTCGGTCGAGGGAAAACGGAAGACGGTAGCCAAGGTCTGGCGGTCCCTCGTGGAGGACTGGAACCAGAATAAGGTCAGGATCGACAATTTCACGAGGACTAATGCCGGGGTGAGCATCGGGGACACGGTACGGATCTCCTCCATAAAAGACGAGATCGAGGCAAAACGCGTGGTCCTTGCCCCACCTGAGGATCTTCCCAGGAACATCCCGGTCAGCAACAACCCCAATGTCCTGAATGCCCTGATCGATTTTCCGGTCATCAAGAACGATTCGGTGCCTATCATGATCGGGCTGCCATTCCTCCAGCCGCAGATCGTCTCCTACAAAGTCATCGAGATCGAGCCTGAGCAGGCAGTCATCATCACCAAGAATACCGAGATAGAATTCAGCGAGAAGCCGGCAGCCGGTTTCGAGGGGCTGAAGCGGATCTCGTACGAGGACATCGGCGGGCTCAAGGACGAACTCCAGCGGGTGCGGGAGATGATCGAGCTCCCGATGCGTCACCCGGAACTTTTCCAGAAGCTCGGGATAGAACCGCCCAAGGGCGTCCTCCTGTTCGGCCCTCCCGGGACCGGCAAGACGCTCATTGCCAAGGCGGTGGCAAGCGAGAGCGGTGCGCACTTTATCTCCATTGCCGGCCCGGAAGTCATCTCCAAGTATTACGGTGAGAGCGAGCAGAAGCTACGGGAGATATTCGATGAAGCGGAACAGAACGCCCCATCCATCATTTTCATCGATGAACTGGACTCCATTACCCCGCGGAGAGAGGAGGTGACCGGCGAGGTCGAGCGCCGGGTGGTCGCCCAGCTCCTCACCATGATGGACGGCCTAGAAGAGCGGGGGCAGGTGGTGGTAATCGGTGCCACCAACCGGGTCGATGCCATCGATCCCGCCCTTCGCCGCCCCGGACGCTTCGACCGCGAGATCGAGATCGGGGTCCCGAGCGAACCGGACCGGATCGAGATCATGAAGATCCATACCCGCGGGATGCCGCTCGCCGAAGATGTCAACCTCGAAGGGCTGGGACAGCTGACGCACGGGTTTGTCGGCGCAGATCTCGCTGCACTCGCCCGGGAGGCGGCCATCCGTGCCCTCCGGCGCTACCTTCCCGAGATCAACCTCGATGTCGATGAAATAGAGCAGGAGATCCTCGATCGGATGGAGGTCAATGCCGGAGATTTCAGGTCTGCCCTCCGGGATGTCAGCCCGAGTGCGATGCGCGAGGTGATGCTCGAAGTCACCCATGTCACCTGGAACGATGTCGGGGGGCTTGATGATGCGAAACAGGAGGTCCGCGAGGCGGTGGAGTTGCCGCTGACCGAACGCTCACGCTTCGATGAGCTCGGCATCGATCCGCCGCGGGGAGTCCTCCTCTACGGACCTCCCGGGACTGGCAAGACTCTCATTGCCAAGGCGGTTGCCCATGAGAGCGGGGCTAATTTCATCGCCATCAGGGGACCGCAGCTCCTCTCCAAGTGGGTCGGCGAGAGCGAGCGTGCAGTAAGGGATATCTTCAAGAAAGCCCGGCAGGTTGCACCCTCCATCATCTTCTTCGATGAACTCGATGCCCTTGCACCGCCCCGCGGCTCCGATCTCGGATCGCACGTGATGGAGACGGTGCTGAACCAGATACTGACCGAGATTGACGGTCTCGAGGAACTGAAGGACGTGGTGGTCATGGCCGCCACGAACCAGCCCACGCTTGTCGATCCTGCCCTGCTCCGGGCAGGGCGGTTCGACCGCCTGGTCTATATCGGGGAGCCAGACCGGGAAGGGAGAAAGGTCATTCTCTCCATCCATCTCCGATACACACCCCTAGCGGGTTCACTGCTTGAAGAGCTGGTCGACTCTACCGGGCGGTACGACGAGGCAGCGCTCGATGCCGTCCTCGAACAACTGGGGACGTCCCGCCGGTTCTCCCTGGAGGAAGCCCGTGCTGCTGCTGACGCTGTCGTGCCCGAGAAGGAAGGGAAACTGAGCAAGGGCCAGCGGAGGCGATACCTTGTCGATCACCTGGCTGAGCGGGGACTTAGCCTGATCGATGAACCGCGGGACAGGATCATAGCATCGATTGCGGACCAGACCGAGGGCTATGTCGGGGCGGACCTCGAAGGCCTCTGCCGCGAGGCGGGTATCTTTGCCATGCGGGAGCAGGTGACGGCCGTCACTGCCCGGCACTTCGAGCAGAGCCTTGAAAAGATCCATCCCACCATGAATGAACGGTTACGGGATTTTTATTCGCGGGTACGGCAGCACTTCAAGAGAGGGCTGCCGCGCGAGGTGCAGCCTCCGGAGTACCAGTAA
- a CDS encoding diaminopimelate epimerase — translation MELEFAKLHGNGNDFILIDEYGRQYIPDDMKAQFAALYCDRHFGIGGDGVLYLQRSEQADLRMRLFQPDESEAEMCGNGIRCFAKFAFDAGYVGATCSVETMAGVIHVEMGYEDDTFMASIDMPEPKFDRRDIPATGEGEYRETIEGQEVFAVNTGVPHAVVFVQDTDALNLEKAGPPIRHHATFTRGANVNFVQRMGNNALKVRTFERGVEEETLSCGTGATAAAAVAHHLGFVTSPVTVETPGGPLIVQLGEATRTKGPATTVFLGVISF, via the coding sequence ATGGAACTTGAATTCGCAAAGTTACATGGAAACGGGAACGATTTTATCCTGATTGACGAATACGGGCGCCAGTACATCCCCGACGACATGAAAGCCCAGTTTGCCGCCCTCTACTGCGACCGGCATTTCGGCATCGGGGGTGACGGGGTGCTCTACCTCCAGCGATCAGAGCAGGCCGATCTCCGGATGCGGCTCTTCCAGCCGGATGAGAGCGAGGCCGAGATGTGCGGAAATGGTATCCGCTGCTTTGCAAAGTTTGCTTTCGATGCCGGGTATGTTGGAGCGACCTGTTCGGTCGAGACCATGGCAGGGGTTATCCACGTGGAGATGGGCTACGAAGACGACACCTTCATGGCTTCCATCGATATGCCAGAACCGAAGTTCGATCGCAGGGACATCCCGGCAACCGGGGAAGGGGAGTATCGTGAAACCATCGAAGGACAGGAAGTGTTCGCCGTAAACACCGGTGTGCCCCATGCGGTCGTATTCGTGCAGGACACCGATGCCCTCAACCTGGAAAAGGCCGGTCCCCCCATCCGTCACCACGCGACATTTACCAGGGGGGCAAATGTCAACTTCGTGCAGAGGATGGGTAATAATGCCCTGAAGGTCCGGACATTCGAACGAGGTGTCGAGGAAGAGACGCTCTCCTGCGGGACGGGAGCGACGGCCGCTGCAGCCGTTGCCCACCACCTCGGGTTCGTCACCTCTCCGGTCACGGTCGAGACGCCGGGTGGCCCGCTCATCGTTCAATTGGGTGAAGCAACCCGGACAAAAGGCCCTGCAACCACGGTGTTTCTGGGAGTCATCAGTTTCTGA
- the larC gene encoding nickel pincer cofactor biosynthesis protein LarC: MRLLVFDPFHGAAGDMITAALLHLGADRKTVISAMASVVEEPEVTMVDRSGIRAFFLRTHAGPAKRTFDEVAARVKSAHAPDKAISLAIRVFERIDRAEREIHGGATHFHEVGADDAIADVIGACTAYVSLAPEGCVVLPVALGGGRISGAHGTYPVPAPATLAILRESGLPVSLGSAESGELCTPTGAALLSEFSTIPDLKGLRFFVRAIGYGAGSRDPPGIPNVLRAMVVESTESADQGGIDLLETNVDDVSAEIIAHATALLMDEGAYDVSVYPCTMKKGRPGHLVRVIAPAGCGERLASVMAMELGTLGIRCIPVVHRFTAERVVREVPVTILGKERTVRVKYGMLAGEIFSLKAEYEDTAAISRETGLPVRTVARIIESRAWELAGNPDR, from the coding sequence ATGCGCCTGCTCGTCTTCGATCCCTTCCATGGCGCCGCCGGGGACATGATTACTGCTGCCCTCCTCCATCTTGGCGCAGATCGAAAGACCGTGATATCCGCCATGGCTTCGGTCGTGGAAGAGCCGGAGGTCACCATGGTCGACCGGTCCGGGATCAGAGCCTTCTTTCTCAGGACCCATGCCGGACCTGCCAAAAGGACCTTTGACGAAGTGGCTGCCCGGGTAAAGAGTGCCCATGCGCCCGACAAAGCCATCTCTCTCGCCATCCGGGTCTTCGAACGGATCGACCGGGCAGAGCGGGAGATCCACGGGGGTGCCACCCATTTCCACGAAGTCGGTGCCGACGATGCCATCGCCGACGTAATCGGGGCCTGCACGGCCTATGTATCCCTCGCCCCTGAGGGCTGCGTCGTCCTGCCAGTCGCTCTGGGTGGCGGCCGGATCTCCGGGGCCCATGGCACCTATCCGGTCCCCGCCCCGGCCACTCTTGCAATCCTTCGCGAATCGGGACTTCCTGTCTCACTCGGCAGCGCAGAATCCGGTGAGCTCTGCACCCCCACGGGAGCTGCACTCCTCTCCGAGTTCTCAACCATTCCGGACCTGAAGGGCCTTCGGTTTTTCGTGCGTGCCATCGGGTACGGTGCAGGTTCCCGTGATCCGCCGGGTATACCGAACGTATTGCGGGCAATGGTAGTGGAGTCCACGGAGTCTGCAGATCAAGGCGGGATCGACCTCCTCGAGACGAATGTCGATGATGTCAGCGCCGAGATCATCGCTCACGCCACAGCACTGCTGATGGATGAAGGGGCCTACGATGTCAGTGTATACCCCTGCACCATGAAAAAAGGGAGACCTGGACACCTTGTCCGGGTCATTGCCCCGGCAGGATGCGGTGAACGTCTTGCATCGGTCATGGCAATGGAACTTGGTACACTCGGGATCCGCTGCATCCCGGTGGTGCACCGGTTCACCGCAGAACGCGTGGTCCGGGAGGTGCCGGTCACCATCCTGGGGAAGGAACGGACCGTGCGCGTGAAGTACGGCATGCTTGCAGGAGAGATCTTCTCCCTTAAGGCCGAGTACGAGGATACCGCAGCCATTTCCCGGGAGACAGGCCTCCCGGTGCGGACCGTGGCCCGGATCATCGAGTCCCGGGCATGGGAACTGGCAGGAAACCCGGACCGATGA
- a CDS encoding AMP-binding protein, with amino-acid sequence MTNITTFLDNNARIRDRPALIAPSRGICYTYRELLSAVNTRALSLREQGVVKGDRVCIYLDSVPDYLISYFAIWRIGAVAVPSTITYREEELFHVLTDSGTCCLIHASDGAGVVSGVRQRVEGLSAVINSEKPGEEVPDEQVRAEHCRCDDLCQLQYTAGTTGRPKGAMLTHGNWMAALETEREVLSLTIDDRYLGIYPMGHIGVSWGLSVLRAGGTYVTMERFSLPLYLHLCREYRITVLSGMPPVIHSLCNAPEGTEHCLSSVRVIISGGGPLLPTIWEEFDRRYGVPVANAYGLSETIIVGTGTATLPGSPVIRGNYWSVGVPVGYSEMKIVDPADPTVTLRPGEDGEVALRGPSVARGYWGMPGLTEESFLPDGWFLTGDIGHQDEEGVLYITDRKKDMIIMSGWKVYPTEVENAILAHQAIHDAAVFGHPDEHRGEIPVAAIVLKEGAAISDEELIGFLRERLAGYKVPRAVIRLDALPRVHGWKLLRRKLREEYRGLIPGQTLS; translated from the coding sequence ATGACAAACATCACCACGTTTCTGGATAATAACGCGCGTATCAGGGACCGACCGGCGCTGATCGCCCCCTCCCGCGGGATATGTTACACCTACCGGGAACTTCTTTCTGCGGTGAACACCCGGGCACTTAGCCTGCGTGAGCAGGGGGTGGTGAAGGGGGACCGGGTCTGCATCTACCTCGACAGTGTCCCCGACTACCTGATAAGTTATTTTGCCATCTGGAGGATAGGCGCCGTTGCCGTCCCTTCCACTATCACCTACCGGGAGGAAGAACTGTTCCACGTGCTTACCGATTCGGGGACATGCTGCCTGATCCATGCCAGCGATGGTGCAGGGGTGGTGTCCGGGGTCAGGCAACGGGTGGAAGGCCTGTCTGCGGTAATCAATAGTGAAAAGCCCGGAGAGGAGGTGCCGGATGAACAGGTCCGGGCCGAGCATTGCCGGTGCGATGATCTGTGCCAGCTCCAGTACACGGCAGGGACTACCGGGCGGCCGAAAGGGGCCATGCTCACCCATGGGAACTGGATGGCAGCACTGGAGACCGAACGTGAAGTGCTCTCGCTGACAATTGATGACCGGTACCTCGGGATATACCCGATGGGGCATATCGGAGTCAGCTGGGGACTTTCCGTCCTGCGGGCCGGTGGCACCTATGTCACCATGGAGAGGTTTTCCCTTCCCTTGTACCTGCACCTGTGCCGGGAATACCGGATAACCGTGCTCTCAGGGATGCCCCCGGTCATCCACTCCCTGTGCAATGCCCCTGAAGGGACCGAGCACTGCCTGTCATCGGTCCGGGTTATCATCAGTGGCGGCGGCCCGCTCCTCCCCACCATCTGGGAGGAGTTTGACCGGCGCTACGGGGTCCCCGTGGCCAATGCGTACGGTCTCTCGGAAACGATTATTGTCGGTACCGGGACCGCCACCCTTCCCGGATCCCCGGTGATACGGGGGAACTACTGGAGCGTGGGGGTCCCGGTGGGGTATTCGGAAATGAAGATTGTGGACCCTGCCGATCCAACGGTAACATTGCGTCCCGGTGAAGATGGCGAAGTCGCGTTGCGAGGCCCCTCTGTGGCACGGGGCTACTGGGGAATGCCCGGGCTGACCGAAGAATCGTTCCTTCCGGACGGGTGGTTCCTCACCGGGGATATCGGGCACCAGGATGAGGAAGGTGTCCTCTACATCACCGATCGGAAAAAGGATATGATCATCATGTCCGGGTGGAAGGTGTACCCGACCGAGGTCGAGAACGCGATCCTTGCCCATCAGGCAATTCACGATGCGGCGGTCTTCGGGCACCCTGATGAACACCGGGGAGAGATCCCGGTGGCCGCAATAGTCCTCAAAGAGGGAGCGGCTATCTCTGATGAGGAACTCATTGGATTTCTCAGGGAGCGGCTGGCCGGCTACAAGGTGCCGAGAGCGGTTATCCGGTTGGATGCATTGCCGCGTGTCCATGGATGGAAGCTCCTGAGAAGGAAGCTTCGCGAGGAGTACAGGGGGCTTATCCCCGGCCAAACCTTATCATGA
- the radB gene encoding DNA repair and recombination protein RadB, with product MNGERVSTGVPAFDELLGGGLEPGVITQIYGGPGSGKSVLCIIAAVSCLRSGKGVVFIDTEGFSIERFRQVAGDEAESLARDLILYEPHDFEQQGIMVAGIARQVADGRIGLIVMDSATGLYRTQLDRGTDIMQRLSKQVIHLLGYARKYTIPVLITNQVYMDIQRNIFVGLGGTALAHISKVIVRVERLNGTRKAVLEKHRSRPGGGSFLFDIVEQGIAVREHLEEKPGGATRDTGSC from the coding sequence ATGAACGGCGAACGGGTGAGCACCGGCGTGCCCGCCTTTGACGAACTCCTTGGAGGAGGGCTTGAACCCGGCGTCATAACACAGATCTACGGTGGCCCGGGCAGCGGGAAGAGCGTGCTCTGCATTATTGCCGCGGTCAGCTGCCTGCGGTCAGGAAAGGGAGTCGTCTTCATCGACACCGAAGGGTTTTCTATCGAGCGGTTCCGGCAGGTGGCAGGCGATGAGGCGGAATCCCTTGCCCGTGACCTGATCCTGTATGAACCCCACGATTTCGAACAGCAGGGGATCATGGTTGCAGGGATCGCCCGGCAGGTGGCGGATGGCCGGATCGGCCTGATCGTCATGGACTCAGCGACCGGGCTCTACCGCACCCAGCTTGACCGGGGCACCGATATCATGCAGCGCCTCTCCAAGCAGGTCATCCACCTCCTCGGATATGCCCGGAAATACACCATCCCTGTCCTCATCACCAACCAGGTATACATGGACATCCAGCGGAACATCTTTGTAGGCCTTGGAGGCACTGCGCTCGCCCATATATCAAAAGTCATCGTCCGGGTTGAACGGTTGAACGGCACGCGGAAAGCCGTTCTCGAAAAACACCGATCCCGCCCCGGGGGAGGTTCATTTCTCTTCGATATCGTGGAACAGGGAATTGCGGTCCGGGAACACCTGGAAGAAAAGCCCGGGGGGGCAACGAGGGATACCGGCTCCTGCTGA
- the aspS gene encoding aspartate--tRNA(Asn) ligase: MRIPIREVTPESETAEVLGWVHEIRDLGGLTFFLVRDWSGILQVTVPKKKVGDQVLSAIRNASRESLVLVKGKVKAIEKAPGGRELVPDEFEVVSRSESPLPLDVVEKVPAELDTRLDARFLDARRPRVAAVFQVRSAVLHAISDFLYSRGFVNISTPKIVAAATEGGTELFPIAYFEKEAFLNQSPQLYKQMMMGAGFEKVFEIGPIFRAEEHNTTKHLNEATSIDIEVSFADHHVVMDLLEKLIVAVYREVNERCAPALESLEIGPLPVPKAPFPRLPYAEAIRMASDATGEPIAYGDDIGTIAEKTVGEQMGDHYFIIDWPTEIKPYYAMPYEDNPGVCKAFDLMHPRMELSSGSQRVHQHDLLVRQIRAKGLDPDNFEFYLDPFRYGMPPHAGWGLGAERLIMTMLSLGNIREAVLFPRDRHRLTP; the protein is encoded by the coding sequence ATGCGGATTCCAATACGGGAAGTGACCCCTGAGTCGGAAACAGCCGAAGTGCTGGGCTGGGTCCATGAAATCCGGGACCTCGGTGGTCTCACCTTCTTCCTGGTCAGGGACTGGTCCGGGATTCTGCAGGTGACCGTCCCGAAGAAGAAGGTTGGAGATCAGGTGCTTTCGGCCATCAGGAACGCGTCCCGCGAATCCCTGGTCCTGGTAAAGGGGAAGGTGAAAGCCATCGAAAAGGCCCCGGGCGGCAGGGAGCTTGTTCCCGATGAGTTCGAGGTGGTAAGCAGGAGCGAGAGCCCGCTCCCACTCGACGTGGTCGAGAAGGTCCCCGCAGAGCTCGACACCCGGCTCGATGCCCGGTTCCTGGACGCCCGCCGGCCCCGGGTCGCTGCGGTATTCCAGGTCAGGAGTGCAGTCCTGCATGCGATATCTGACTTTCTCTACTCCCGCGGGTTCGTCAACATCTCCACACCAAAGATTGTGGCCGCTGCCACCGAAGGGGGAACCGAGCTCTTCCCCATCGCCTATTTCGAGAAGGAAGCCTTCCTCAACCAGAGCCCGCAACTATACAAGCAGATGATGATGGGGGCTGGGTTCGAAAAAGTCTTTGAGATCGGCCCGATATTCCGGGCAGAGGAGCATAATACCACAAAACACCTCAACGAGGCCACCTCCATCGACATCGAAGTCTCGTTTGCCGATCACCACGTGGTCATGGATCTCCTTGAAAAACTTATAGTTGCGGTCTACCGTGAGGTGAATGAACGTTGCGCACCGGCACTCGAATCCCTGGAGATCGGGCCGCTTCCCGTCCCGAAAGCCCCGTTCCCCAGGCTTCCCTACGCTGAAGCCATCCGCATGGCATCAGATGCGACCGGTGAGCCAATCGCCTATGGCGATGATATCGGCACCATCGCAGAGAAGACTGTCGGCGAGCAGATGGGCGATCACTATTTTATCATCGACTGGCCGACCGAGATCAAGCCCTACTATGCCATGCCATACGAGGATAACCCCGGGGTCTGCAAGGCATTCGACCTGATGCACCCCCGGATGGAACTCTCCTCAGGGTCGCAGCGGGTTCACCAGCACGACCTGCTCGTCCGCCAGATCCGGGCCAAGGGACTCGATCCCGATAATTTTGAATTTTATCTCGACCCCTTCCGCTACGGCATGCCGCCCCATGCCGGATGGGGCCTGGGTGCGGAGCGCCTGATCATGACCATGCTCTCGCTTGGAAACATCAGGGAAGCAGTCCTCTTCCCGAGAGATCGGCACCGGCTGACTCCATGA
- a CDS encoding ribose 1,5-bisphosphate isomerase, which produces MTLSVTAEKIKKMEIRGAGRIARAAVSALQDHANRVPADDLPGFRAAVQQAADVLLATRPTAVSLPNAIHMVMGSLSCDSGSVAEAKEQFSAACTRFITTSENAVDRIGTIGARHIRDGDVVLTHCNSEAALACLIEAHRNGTRFEVIATEVRPRNQGHLTIRTLHDAEIPTSFIVDSAARYFMKEIDLVVVGADAVTVNGAVVNKIGTSMIALAAHESRTSVMVAAETYKFAPRTILGEYIEIEERESAEVLPAEIAFALPRVRVRNPAFDVTPPGYVDLIVTEEGAIPPQMAYLIIRDFLGWEIGEFSGASPAGGRL; this is translated from the coding sequence ATGACCCTATCTGTTACCGCAGAGAAAATAAAGAAGATGGAAATCCGGGGCGCGGGCAGGATTGCACGTGCAGCAGTTTCTGCCCTGCAGGATCATGCGAACCGTGTTCCTGCCGATGACCTCCCGGGATTCAGAGCGGCGGTCCAGCAGGCCGCCGATGTTCTTCTGGCTACGAGGCCGACTGCAGTCTCTCTCCCGAACGCGATCCACATGGTAATGGGCTCGCTTTCCTGCGATTCCGGTTCGGTGGCAGAAGCAAAGGAACAGTTTTCGGCAGCCTGCACCCGCTTCATTACCACATCGGAGAATGCGGTTGACAGGATCGGGACCATCGGGGCGCGGCATATCCGGGACGGGGACGTGGTGCTTACGCACTGCAATTCTGAAGCCGCTCTCGCCTGCCTTATAGAGGCGCATCGCAATGGCACCCGGTTCGAAGTTATTGCAACCGAGGTTCGGCCCCGGAACCAGGGGCATCTCACCATCAGGACCCTTCACGATGCGGAAATTCCGACCAGTTTCATAGTCGATTCCGCAGCCCGCTACTTCATGAAGGAGATCGATCTCGTGGTGGTCGGGGCTGATGCCGTCACGGTCAATGGGGCGGTGGTCAACAAGATCGGGACATCAATGATCGCACTGGCGGCACACGAATCGCGGACATCGGTGATGGTCGCTGCAGAGACCTACAAGTTTGCCCCCCGGACAATTCTTGGCGAATACATCGAGATCGAAGAACGGGAAAGTGCCGAGGTGCTTCCCGCAGAGATCGCTTTTGCTCTTCCCCGGGTCAGGGTACGGAACCCGGCCTTTGACGTCACCCCTCCCGGGTATGTTGACCTGATCGTGACCGAAGAAGGAGCAATCCCTCCCCAGATGGCCTACCTCATAATCAGGGACTTTCTGGGCTGGGAGATCGGGGAGTTCTCCGGAGCTTCTCCTGCAGGGGGCCGGCTGTGA